From a single Ciconia boyciana chromosome 4, ASM3463844v1, whole genome shotgun sequence genomic region:
- the NUDT12 gene encoding NAD-capped RNA hydrolase NUDT12 isoform X2: MYGAGNGHLEVVQILLEEGCDRSIINKSRQTALDIAKFWGYKHIANLLANVKGGQRSNFLSNEVKEYENYFGLTLLSRRSDKRTDSKWLSKNQSHPTTVYILFSNLSPLVTFGGGIEGGQQPEVKLCRLYHNDVEQCMNQTEEGTLIFLGVELQFHMNLLAACNGRVLQEDEEDGLVAWFALSVDSASAEKFKQKHANCYFLHPPMPALLQLPEKEADPVVIMQVIHPDGNHCLLGRQKKFPPGMFTCIAGFVEPGETIEDAVRREVEEEAGVKVGHVQYVSCQPWPMPSSLMIGCLAVAVSAEIKVDKNEIEDAHWFTREQLYLQMKKIRLSVEPSGNEKEARHCFL; encoded by the exons GTGTGACAGGTCCATCATTAATAAATCAAGGCAAACAGCTCTGGACATTGCTAAATTTTGGGGGTACAAGCACATAGCTAATTTGTTGGCTAATGTGAAGGGTGGGCAGAGGTCTAATTTTCTGTCAAATGAAgtgaaagaatatgaaaattattttggcttgACACTTCTGAGCAGAAGGAGTGATAAAAGAACAGATTCCAAGTGGCTAAGCAAAAACCAAAGCCATCCAACTACAGTATACATCCTCTTCTCAAATCTAAGTCCTTTGGTTACTTTTGGTGGGGGAATAGAGGGTGGCCAGCAGCCAGAAGTAAAGCTTTGCAGGCTGTACCACAATGATGTGGAGCAGTGCATGAACCAAACTGAAGAAGGCACCTTGATTTTTCTTGGAGTTGAACTTCAGTTCCACATGAACCTGCTGGCTGCTTGCAATGGAAGAGTTTTGcaagaagatgaagaggatGGGTTAGTTGCTTGGTTTGCTCTTAGTGTAGattctgcttctgctgagaAATTTAAACAGAAGCATGCAAACTGTTATTTTCTTCACCCACCAATGCCAGCACTACTGCAGCTACCTGAAAAAGAAGCTG ATCCTGTTGTGATAATGCAAGTCATCCACCCAGATGGGAACCACTGCCTTTTAGGTAGGCAGAAGAAGTTTCCCCCAGGAATGTTTACCTGTATTGCTGGATTTGTAGAACCTG GTGAAACAATAGAAGATGCTGTTCGAAGAGAAGTagaagaggaggctggagtCAAAGTTGGCCACGTTCAGTATGTCTCTTGTCAGCCATGGCCAATGCCTTCCTCCCTAATGATTGGCTGCTTAGCTGTTGCAGTGTCTGCAGAAATTAAAGTTGACAAGAATGAAATAGAGGATGCCCACTGGTTCACTAGAGAACAG CTATACctacaaatgaagaaaatcaggTTATCTGTTGAGCCATCTGGAAATGAGAAGGAAGCAAGACActgcttcctttaa